In the genome of Streptomyces fagopyri, the window CTCCGTCGTGCCCGTGTCGCGCCGTCAGTACGGCCAGATCGGCGGGTGGGTGGTGAAGTGGCCGCCCAGGTGGGCGTGGTCCGGATTGTCCGGGTCGAGCTCGCCCTGCTCGGCGATGAGCTTCCCGGCGTACGGCTCGGAGTCGTCCTGCGGCTCGTAGCCCAGTGCCCGTGCCGTCGACAGGTCCCACCACAGACGGGTGTTGGCGGACGAGCCGTAGACGACCGTGTGGCCCACGTTCTCGGCGGTGAGCGCCGCGTGGAAGAGGCGGGCGCCGTCCCCGGGACTCATCCATACGGAGAGCATGCGCACGCTGGTGGGCTCCGCGAAGCAGGAGCCGATGCGGACCGAGACCGTCTCCAGGCCGTGCTTGTCCCAGTAGAACTGGGCCAGGTCCTCGCCGAAGGACTTCGACAGGCCGTAGAAGGTGTCCGGCCGGCGGGGGGTGTCGACGGGGATCAGGGAGTCCTCGCCGAACGGGGCCCGCCCGTGCGGGCGCGGGGTGAAGCCGACCGCGTGGTTGGAGGAGGCGAAGACGACCCGCCGTACGCCTTCCTCGCGTGCCGCCTCGTACAGGTGGTGGGTCCCCTCGATGTTCGCCTTGAGGATCTTGTCGAAGGAGGCTTCCAGGGAGATGCCGGCGAGGTGGATGATCGCGTCGACCCCGCGTACCGCCTCGCGCAGTGCGGCCCGGTCGGCCAGGTCCGCGGTGATCGCGTCCGGCTCGCCCTCGACCGGGAGCAGATCGAGCAGGCGCAGCCGGTGGCCGTGCTCGGGCAGCAGCCTCCGCATCAGGGTGCCGAGTCCGCCGGCGGCGCCGGTGAGCAGAACGGTGCGGGCAGCGGGCATGCGGGTGTCTCTCCTCAGGGCTGCACGGGCGGCCGTATGCTTGTACGGAATTCACATCCATGGACACGCTAAGGATCGTCGGCCTGCCGAGTCAAGTGTCGCGCGGAGGCGGTCAATCCGCTGCCGTGTTGCGGGTTTGCGTGCTTGACCGGCCCCGAGGTAGCGCTTTAGCGTGGTCGCGTTCAGAAATATGGACGTGGATCAGAAACATGCACCGGCTGTTGTGTGCGTGAGCACCTGCCTCAGGGAGAGTCCGTGACGTCAGCCCCCCTTGCCGCTCGGCTCAGCATCCCCAGCGGGCCGCTGTTCTTCCCCGTCACGGCGTACGGCCCGGGCGGCGCCCTCGATCTGGACGTCTACCGCGAGCACGTACGGCGCGGTGTCGAGGCCGGGGCGGCCGCGGTCTTCGCCTGCTGCGGCACCGGCGAGTTCCACGCGCTCGCGCCCGAGGAGTTCCAGGAGTGCGTGCGGGTGGCCGTGGAGGAGGCGGCGGGACGGGTGCCGGTCGTCGCGGGCGCGGGGTACGGGACCGCGCTCGCCGTACGGTTCGCGCGGCTCGCCGAGGAGGCCGGGGCCGACGGACTGCTCGCGATGCCGCCGTACCTCGTGGTCGCGGGACAGGAGGGGCTGCTGCGCCACTACCGGGAGCTGGCGGCCGCCACCTCGCTGGATGTCGTGGTGTACCAGCGCGACAACGCCGTGTTCACGCCCGCGACCGTGGTCGAACTGGCCCGGAGCGAGGGGATCATCGGCTTCAAGGACGGCCTGGGCGACCTGGACCTGATGCAGCGGATCGTCAGCGCGGTGCGCAGCGAGGTCCCCGGGGACTTCCTGTACTTCAACGGGCTGCCCACCGCCGAACTGACGGGGCTCGCGTACCGGGGCATCGGCATCACCCTGTACTCGTCCGCGGTCTTCTGCTTCGCGCCCGAGATCGCGCTGGCCTTCCACGCCGCGTTGAACGCCGGGTCCGACGACATGGTGAACCGGCTGCTGGACGGGTTCTACCGGCCGTTCGTCGATCTGCGGTCCCAGGGGCGGGGTTACGCCGTGTCGCTGGTCAAGGCGGGGGTGCGGCTGCGCGGACTGGACGTGGGGGAGGTGCGGCCACCGCTGCACGAGCCGACCGAGGACCATGTGAAGCAGCTCGCCGAGCTGGTCGAGCGCGGGTACGCGCTGCTGGAGCCGGCCGAGGGGGAGTCCCTGTGAAGGCGTCGGCCTTCGTCTACCCGTGGGACGTCGTCGGGGACCCGGAGGCGGCCGGGCGGATCGCCGGACTCGGGGTGCGGCAGGCGACGCTCGCCTCCGCCTACCACTCCACCCGCGCGCTGACCCCCCGTCACCCCCGTCACCGCGTCGTGACGGCGTCGCACGCGGCCGTCCTGTACCCGGTGGACGGCACCCGCTGGGACGGGCGCGCGCTGCGGCCGTACGAGGCCGGGGACTGGGCGCCAGGGGACGCGTACGGGACCGCCGCCGCCGCGCTCGCCGAGGCCGGTCTCGACGTCCACACCTGGGTGGTCCTCGCGCACAACTCCCGTCTGGGGGCCGAGCATCCGGACACGTCCGTCGTCAACGCGTACGGCGACCGGTACGGGTGGGCGCCGTGCGTCGCGCAGGCCGGCACACGGGAGTACCTCGTCGATCTCGCGGTGGAGGCGGCGGTGCGGCCCGGGGCGCGGGGCACCGAGCTGGAGTCGCTCGGCTGGTACGGGCTGGCGCACCTGCACGCGCACGACAAGACCGGCGGAGTGGGGCTCGGGGACGCCGGGCAGTATCTGATGTCCCTCTGCTTCTGCCCGGCGTGCCGGGACGGGTACGCCGGGCACGGGCTCGACGCCGGCGAGGCGGCGGCCACCGTCCGGGAGGCACTGGAGCCCGTCTGGCGGGGGGCCGTGCCGTCGGACGGGGGCTGGCCGGCGATCGAGAAGCTGCTCGGGAGCGAGGTGGCGGGCGCCACCCGGGCGTGGCGCGACGGAGTGGCCCGCTCGCTCCAGGAGACCACGGTCACGGCGGTACGGGCGGCCGCGCCCGACGGGTTCCAGGTGCTGCTGCACGCCGACCCCGAGTCGTTCCACTGCGGGGCGAACGCCGGGGTCGATCCCGCGCACATCCTCTCGGTGGCGGACGGGGTGGTGGTGCCCTGCACGGGCGGCACGGAGCCGCTGGCACCGTTCGCGCGACAGGGGCGTGACGGGGCCGTACTGGCCGCCAACTTCACGGTCGTGTCCGGTATGGGGGGCAGCCCGGACACCCTCGCGGACGACGCGGCGCGGGCGGCTTCGCTGGGAGCGGGGGAACTGCGGCTGTATCACGCGGGGTTGGCTTCGGAGGGGGATCTGGAGGCGGTGCGGGGGGCACTGAGGAGCGTGAGCTGAGGGGGCTCCCCGTGTACGGCGGGGGGCGTCCGGCGGTTGTTCGGGTGCGGCGCGGGCCGGTGTCCGGCGGTTGTTCGGGTGCGGCGCGGGGCGGCGTCGGCACGGCGGTTCAGCGCCTGGTCAGGAGAGGACGGAGAGCCAGGAGAAGGGCGAGGGCCAGTACGGGGAGCAGGAGGCGGTGGTCGACGAGGTCGACAACCCCCGCACCGACCGCCAGCCCGAGCGCGTTCGGCGCGAACATCAGGGTGTTCGCGGTGGCGGCGGTACGCCCGAGCAGCGGCCCCGGAGTCCTCCGCTGCACAGCGGTGTACGCGGCGATCAGCACACACGGAAGCCCGGCCCCGATCGCGGCACTGCACACCAGGGCGACCGCGTCGGACGTCACCGCACGCGCGCCGACGCCCACCGCCGTCAGGGCGATCCCGTACGCGGCGAAGCGACGCTCCCCCCACCGCCGCAGCAGCGGGCCCGAGACCAGGCCGATCAGTACCGACCCGAGGCCCTGGACGGCGTAGAGGAGCCCGGCGTACGCGGGGGAGTGCCTCAGCCCCTCGACGACGGCGTAGATCACGGCGCCGTTGAGACCCGCGAAGAACATCGTCGTACCGCCGGCGAGGACCAGCGGCCGGAGTTCCGGGTGCCCCAGGACGTACCGCGCGCCGACCACCGTCCGGGCCCGCCAGGTCGCGGGGTCCGGGGCGGGCGGCGACTCCCGGACCCGCAGCAGCGCGCACACCCCGGCCGCCAGCGCGAACGTCACCGCGTCCAGGAGAGCCACCCGCGCGCCGCCGTACGCCGTGTACAGGGCCGCCCCGGCCGGCGGCGCCAGCAGCTTCATGCCCTCGTTGGCCGTCATCCGCAGCCCGTTGAAGTCCCCGAGGAGGTTCCGGTCGACCACCGCGGCCACCAGCGCGGACTCCGCGGCGTCGTGGACGGCACCCGCCGCGCCGTAGACCAGGAGCACCGCGAACAGGATCCACAGCCGGTCCGGGGCGTCCACGGCGAGGAGAGCCGGCAGGAGCACCGCCAGAGCCAGGTTCGTGCCGATCAGCAGGGGCCGGCGGCGGGTGCGGTCCGCGAGCGTGCCGAGGAGGGGGCCGACGAGTGTGGGTGCCCAGAGCGCGAACACGCACAGGGCCGCCAGACCGTTCGAGCCCGTCAGGTCCTTGACCCAGATGCCCGACACCAGCCACATCGCCGACGAGCCGAAACCGGAGACCACCACCGCGGCCAGGTAGAGGCCCGCGTCGCGGTCGCGCAGCACACGCGTCACTGTCCATGTCATGGCAGGTGATCGTGGTCCTAAGGAGGGCCGGCGGGGATCGGGCAGGTGCCCTATACGGGAGGGCTCCCGCAACACCTGCCGCGTGGCGCGGGGCGCGGCTCACCGGCCGGTGCCGGGCTGGGAGCCCTTTGTGTGACCGTCCTTCCTCGCACCGCCCCTTCGGCCGCGGCCCGCACCCCCGCCGCCCGCACCCCGCCCCTTCCGCCCGCCCCGGGGCGCCGCACCGATGAGTTCCTGACGCGGCCCCGGTCTACCCCACGAGTGGACCCTGTGAGGATTCGGAACTGAGGAGCAGCGGATGACCGACCCGACTCTCGACCTCGGGCCGCAGGCCCTGATCGTGGCGCGGCTCGTCGCGGGGGTGACGGAGCGGCAGCTCCACGACGTCACGCCCTGTCCTGCGTACGAGGTGCGCCACATGCTCGGGCACGTGGGCGGACTGGCCGTCGCCTTCTGCGACGCCGGGCGCAAGAACCTGGGCGCCAGGACCGACACGAGCCCGGACGCGGCGGTGCCGGACATCGCCCCCGGCTGGCGTGAGACCGTGCCCGAGGCCCTCGACGAACTCGCGGAGGTCTGGCGCGACCCGGCCGCCTGGACGGGGGAGACCCGAGCGGGCGGCGTGACCCTGCCGGGCGCCGTCGCGGGCGCGGTGGCCGCCGACGAACTGGTCGTGCACGGCTGGGACCTGGCCCGCGCCACCGGCCAGGAGTACGAGCCCGACGCGGCCGCGCTGCACGCGTCGTACGGCTTCCTCGCCGCGGCCGCCCAGGATCCCGGCCGGGACAAAGGCCCGTTCGGCCCCGTGGTGCAAGTGCCGGACGACGCGCCGCTGCTCGACCGTGTGATCGCCCTCAGCGGGCGCGACCCCGGCTGGAAGTCCTAGTACTTCCTGGGACCCAGGGCCCCGTCCGAAGCCTCGTGGAGGGCTTCGGACGGGGCCCTTCCGCGATTCGTCTCCCTTTTCTTTCGCCGGAGGCGTTGACGAAACACGAGCGCGCTCCTACGTTCATCGCGTCGTACTTCATACGTCATATATGAGACGCGATACGTGAGATCCGATCCGTGAGATCCGAGAGGCGCGCATGACCTCTGTGCCCACACCGATACCGTCCCGCACGCAGTTCGTGCAGGAGGGGATCAAACACCGCATCCTCACCGGGCAGTTGACGCCTGGTCAGGCCCTGGTCGAGAGCGAGCTCGCCGCGCAGTTCGGGGTGTCGAAGACGCCCGTGCGCGAGGCGCTCAAGACCCTGGCCGGCACCGGACTCGTCGTGATGAACCAGTACAAGGGCGTCACGGTGCGCATGGTGGACGCGGACATGGCGCGTGAGGTGTACGACGTCCGGCTGCTGCTGGAGCCGGAGGCGCTGCGCCGGTCCGTCCTTCGCGGAGCCTCGCTCGCCGCCGCGCGGGACGCGCTCACCCGTGCCGACGACGCCTCCGACACGGCCGAACGCTCCCTGGCCAACCGGGAGTTCCACCGCGCCCTGTACGTGTCCTGCGGCAACCCGCTGCTGGGCCGCATGCTCGACGAGGTCCGCGACCAGGCCGCCCTGGTCTCCACGGTCGCCTGGGCCGCCGACCCGTCCTGGGAGCGCGAGGCGGGCGAGCACCGGGAGATCCTGCGCCTGGCCCTCGACGGCGACGCCGACGGCGCGGCCCGCGCGCTGCACGCCCACATCACGTCGTTCGTGCGGCGGGCCTTCCCTCCGGCCCAGGGAGAGGACGGACCGGAATGACGGCGACGTACGAGACCCTGCGGGCGGCGCTCGCCGAGGTCGTGGCGATCCCCGTGACCCCCTTCGCGCAGGACGGGACGATCGACCGCGACACCCACCGCGCCCTGCTGCGCCGGCTGCTCGACGGCGGGGTCCGCACCCTCACGCCCAACGGCAACACCGGTGAGTTCTACGCCCTGACCCCCGAAGAGCGGCAACTCGTCACGGAGTTGACCGTCGAGGAGGCCGACGACCGGGCCGCCGTTCTGGTCGGCGTCGGGCACGACGTACCGACCGCCGTCGCCTCCGCCCGACACGCCCGCACGCTGGGGGCGGGGATGGTGATGGTCCATCAGCCCGTCCATCCGTACGTCTCGGAGGGCGGCTGGCTCGACTACCACCGGGCCGTCGCCGAGTCCGTGCCGGAGCTGGGCGTCGTGCCCTACGTCCGCAACCCCGGGCTCCCGGGGGCCCGGCTCGCCGAACTCGCCGACGCCTGCCCGAACGTGATCGGCGTCAAGTACGCCGTCCCGGACGCCGCCTGCTTCGCCGCCTTCGCCCGGGACGCGGGACTCGAACGGTTCGTGTGGGTGGCGGGGCTCGCCGAACCCTACGCGCCCTCGTACTTCTCGGCGGGTGCCACCGGCTTCACCTCCGGGCTGGTGAACGTCGCCCCGTCGCTCTCACTCACCATGATCGAGGCGCTCCGCGCCGGCGACTACCCGGCCGCCATGAAGGTCTGGGAGCAGATCCGCCGCTTCGAGGAACTGCGCGCCGCCGACGCCTCCGCGAACAACGTGACCGTGGTCAAGGAGGCGCTCGCCTCACTCGGTCTGTGCCGTCGCGAGGTGCGCCCGCCGAGCAGGGAGCTGTCCGAGTCCGAGCGGTCGGAAGTCGCCGCCATCGCCGCGGGATGGCCCCTGTGAGCGCGGGACGGGAGACGAGGCGCCCGGAGGACCTCAGGAGCCACCAGTGGTACGGCACCGACGGGCTGCGCTCCTTCAGCCACCGGGCCAGGACCCGCCAGCTCGGCTATCTGCCCGAGGAGCACCTCGGCAAGCCGGTCATCGCGATCCTGAACACCTGGTCCGACATCAACCCGTGCCACGTCCACCTCCGGGACCGGGCGCAGGCCGTGAAGCGGGGCGTCTGGCAGGCCGGGGGCTTCCCGCTGGAATTCCCGGTCTCCACCCTCAGCGAGACCTTCCAGAAGCCGACCCCGATGCTCTACCGCAACCTCCTGGCCATGGAGACGGAGGAGCTGCTGCGCTCCTACCCCGTGGACGGCGCGGTGCTGATGGGCGGCTGCGACAAGTCCACGCCCGCCCTGCTGATGGGCGCGGCCTCCGTCGACCTGCCGACCGTCTTCGTGCCCGCCGGGCCGATGCTGCCCGGTCACTGGCGCGACGAGGTCCTCGGCTCCGGAACCGACATGTGGAAGTACTGGGACGACAGGCGCGCCGGACTCATCGGCGACTGCGAGATGACCGAACTGGAGAGCGGGCTCGCGCGGTCCCCGGGTCACTGCATGACCATGGGGACGGCGTCCACGCTCACCGCCGCCGCCGAGGCGCTCGGAGTGACGATCCCGGGTGCCTCCAGCATCCCGGCCGTCGACTCCGGCCATGACCGGATGGCGGCCGCCGCGGGCCTGCGGATCGTCGAACTCGTGCACCAGGACCGCAAGTTGTCCGACATCCTCACCGAGGAGGCCTTCGCGGACGCCGTGACGACCGTCCTCGGACTCGGCGGCTCCACCAACGCCGTCATCCACCTGATCGCCATGGCCGGCCGGGCGGGCGTCACCCTCACGCTCGACGACTTCGACCGGACCGCGCGGACCGTGCCGGTGCTCGCCGACGTACGGCCCGGCGGCCGGACCCACCTGATGGAGGACTTCCACTTCGCCGGCGGTCTGCCCGGATTCCTGTCCCGGATCACGGACCTGCTGCACCTGGACCGGCCGACGGTGTCGTACGACACCCTGCGCGAGCAGCTGGCCACCGCCCGGGTGCACAACGACGACGTCATCCGCACCCGGGAGAACCCCGTCGCCGCCGAGGGCGGTGTCGCCGTCCTGCGCGGCAACCTCTGCCCCGACGGCGCCGTCATCAAGCACATCGCCGCCGAACCGCGGCTGCTCAGGCACACCGGGCCGGCGGTCGTCTTCGACGACTACCGGACGATGCAGCGGACCATCGACGACCCGTCCCTCGGCATCACGGCGGACAGCGTGCTGGTGCTGCGCGGCTCCGGGCCCAAGGGCGGCCCGGGGATGCCCGAGTACGGCATGCTGCCCATCCCCGACCACCTGCTGAAGCAGGGCGTACGGGACATGGTCCGGATCTCCGATGCCCGGATGAGCGGCACGAGTTACGGCACCTGTGTGCTGCACGTGGCGCCCGAGTCGCACATCGGCGGGCCGCTCGCCCTGGTGCGGACCGGCGACTCGATCACCCTGGACGTCGAGGCGCGATCGCTGCGGCTCGACGTGGACGACGAGGAGCTGGAGCGGCGCAGAGCGCTGTGGACGGCGCCGCCCGAACGGTACGAGCGCGGCTACGGGGCGCTCTACAACGAGCAGATCACCCAGGCCGACACCGGCTGCGACTTCGCGTTCCTGGCCCGGCCGGGCAAAGTACCGGATCCCTACGCCGGGTGAGGGCGGTCCGCGAGGACCGCGCCCCAGGCCGCCCCCGACGACACTTCCGGGCCGCGTTCACCCCTGCACATGTAGCAAGCGCTTCCTGTGCCACCGGCACCGGCACCGTCACCGACAGCAATCGTTCCACGGCACCCGTAAGAACGGAGAACAGTCATGGCCCAAGCCGCAGCCGTGGCGAAACAGCCCGCGCCGCCCCGGTGGCGCCGCGGCTCGGCGACGCCCCGCAGGCTCCCGTACCTGCTGATCGCCCCCGCGGGGCTGCTGATGCTGGGCTTCATCGCCTACCCGGTCATCAGCGTCTTCTACTACAGCCTGCAGAACTACAACCCCACCAAGCCGTGGCGCAACGGGTTCGCCGGCTTCGACAACTTCGCGCACGCCTTCACCGCCGACCCCCAGTTCTGGGACACGCTGACCTTCAGCGCCAAGTGGGTGGTCGTCGAGGTCGGTCTGCAACTGCTGCTCGGCCTCGCGTTGGCCCTGATCGTCAACCAGACCTTCGTGGGCCGCGCGGCCGGCCGGGCGCTGGTCTTCTCGCCGTGGGCCGTCTCCGGAGTGCTGACCTCCGCGATCTGGGTACTGCTCTACAACTCCCAGACCGGCATCACCCCTTACCTCGCGGACGCCGGCATCGGCCAGTACGGCACCAGCTGGCTGTCGGACACCTCCACCGTCTTCCCGGCGGCCGTCGTCGCCGACCTGTGGCGCGGAGTGCCCTTCTTCGCGATCCTCATCCTCGCCGACCTCCAGTCCGTCTCCAAGGACCTGTACGAGGCCGCCGAGGTGGACGGCGCGAGCCGCCTCCGGCAGTTCCTGCACATCACCCTTCCGCACCTGAAGGACGCCATCGTCCTGTCCACCCTGCTGCGCGCGGTCTGGGAGTTCAAC includes:
- a CDS encoding TIGR03086 family metal-binding protein encodes the protein MTDPTLDLGPQALIVARLVAGVTERQLHDVTPCPAYEVRHMLGHVGGLAVAFCDAGRKNLGARTDTSPDAAVPDIAPGWRETVPEALDELAEVWRDPAAWTGETRAGGVTLPGAVAGAVAADELVVHGWDLARATGQEYEPDAAALHASYGFLAAAAQDPGRDKGPFGPVVQVPDDAPLLDRVIALSGRDPGWKS
- a CDS encoding NAD-dependent epimerase/dehydratase family protein; translated protein: MPAARTVLLTGAAGGLGTLMRRLLPEHGHRLRLLDLLPVEGEPDAITADLADRAALREAVRGVDAIIHLAGISLEASFDKILKANIEGTHHLYEAAREEGVRRVVFASSNHAVGFTPRPHGRAPFGEDSLIPVDTPRRPDTFYGLSKSFGEDLAQFYWDKHGLETVSVRIGSCFAEPTSVRMLSVWMSPGDGARLFHAALTAENVGHTVVYGSSANTRLWWDLSTARALGYEPQDDSEPYAGKLIAEQGELDPDNPDHAHLGGHFTTHPPIWPY
- a CDS encoding carbohydrate ABC transporter permease — encoded protein: MAQAAAVAKQPAPPRWRRGSATPRRLPYLLIAPAGLLMLGFIAYPVISVFYYSLQNYNPTKPWRNGFAGFDNFAHAFTADPQFWDTLTFSAKWVVVEVGLQLLLGLALALIVNQTFVGRAAGRALVFSPWAVSGVLTSAIWVLLYNSQTGITPYLADAGIGQYGTSWLSDTSTVFPAAVVADLWRGVPFFAILILADLQSVSKDLYEAAEVDGASRLRQFLHITLPHLKDAIVLSTLLRAVWEFNNVDLLYTLTGGGPAGETTTLPLYIANTSVDAHNFGYASALTTVAFVILLFCSIVHLRLSKFGGGDK
- a CDS encoding 5-dehydro-4-deoxyglucarate dehydratase — its product is MTSAPLAARLSIPSGPLFFPVTAYGPGGALDLDVYREHVRRGVEAGAAAVFACCGTGEFHALAPEEFQECVRVAVEEAAGRVPVVAGAGYGTALAVRFARLAEEAGADGLLAMPPYLVVAGQEGLLRHYRELAAATSLDVVVYQRDNAVFTPATVVELARSEGIIGFKDGLGDLDLMQRIVSAVRSEVPGDFLYFNGLPTAELTGLAYRGIGITLYSSAVFCFAPEIALAFHAALNAGSDDMVNRLLDGFYRPFVDLRSQGRGYAVSLVKAGVRLRGLDVGEVRPPLHEPTEDHVKQLAELVERGYALLEPAEGESL
- a CDS encoding GntR family transcriptional regulator codes for the protein MTSVPTPIPSRTQFVQEGIKHRILTGQLTPGQALVESELAAQFGVSKTPVREALKTLAGTGLVVMNQYKGVTVRMVDADMAREVYDVRLLLEPEALRRSVLRGASLAAARDALTRADDASDTAERSLANREFHRALYVSCGNPLLGRMLDEVRDQAALVSTVAWAADPSWEREAGEHREILRLALDGDADGAARALHAHITSFVRRAFPPAQGEDGPE
- a CDS encoding MFS transporter — its product is MTWTVTRVLRDRDAGLYLAAVVVSGFGSSAMWLVSGIWVKDLTGSNGLAALCVFALWAPTLVGPLLGTLADRTRRRPLLIGTNLALAVLLPALLAVDAPDRLWILFAVLLVYGAAGAVHDAAESALVAAVVDRNLLGDFNGLRMTANEGMKLLAPPAGAALYTAYGGARVALLDAVTFALAAGVCALLRVRESPPAPDPATWRARTVVGARYVLGHPELRPLVLAGGTTMFFAGLNGAVIYAVVEGLRHSPAYAGLLYAVQGLGSVLIGLVSGPLLRRWGERRFAAYGIALTAVGVGARAVTSDAVALVCSAAIGAGLPCVLIAAYTAVQRRTPGPLLGRTAATANTLMFAPNALGLAVGAGVVDLVDHRLLLPVLALALLLALRPLLTRR
- the araD gene encoding L-arabinonate dehydratase is translated as MAPVSAGRETRRPEDLRSHQWYGTDGLRSFSHRARTRQLGYLPEEHLGKPVIAILNTWSDINPCHVHLRDRAQAVKRGVWQAGGFPLEFPVSTLSETFQKPTPMLYRNLLAMETEELLRSYPVDGAVLMGGCDKSTPALLMGAASVDLPTVFVPAGPMLPGHWRDEVLGSGTDMWKYWDDRRAGLIGDCEMTELESGLARSPGHCMTMGTASTLTAAAEALGVTIPGASSIPAVDSGHDRMAAAAGLRIVELVHQDRKLSDILTEEAFADAVTTVLGLGGSTNAVIHLIAMAGRAGVTLTLDDFDRTARTVPVLADVRPGGRTHLMEDFHFAGGLPGFLSRITDLLHLDRPTVSYDTLREQLATARVHNDDVIRTRENPVAAEGGVAVLRGNLCPDGAVIKHIAAEPRLLRHTGPAVVFDDYRTMQRTIDDPSLGITADSVLVLRGSGPKGGPGMPEYGMLPIPDHLLKQGVRDMVRISDARMSGTSYGTCVLHVAPESHIGGPLALVRTGDSITLDVEARSLRLDVDDEELERRRALWTAPPERYERGYGALYNEQITQADTGCDFAFLARPGKVPDPYAG
- a CDS encoding dihydrodipicolinate synthase family protein, coding for MTATYETLRAALAEVVAIPVTPFAQDGTIDRDTHRALLRRLLDGGVRTLTPNGNTGEFYALTPEERQLVTELTVEEADDRAAVLVGVGHDVPTAVASARHARTLGAGMVMVHQPVHPYVSEGGWLDYHRAVAESVPELGVVPYVRNPGLPGARLAELADACPNVIGVKYAVPDAACFAAFARDAGLERFVWVAGLAEPYAPSYFSAGATGFTSGLVNVAPSLSLTMIEALRAGDYPAAMKVWEQIRRFEELRAADASANNVTVVKEALASLGLCRREVRPPSRELSESERSEVAAIAAGWPL